TCATGGATCGCTCGCTGAAGCGGCGCATCGCCGAACTCGCAGCGGGGAGCGTGCTTGCGGCCGCCGTGCTGTGGCCGGTGAACGCGTCCGCGCATCCCGAGCGCATAGGCGGACTGGTGCTCACCGTCCTCGCCGCGCAGCGCGAGGCGGTCATCCGGCACGACGGCGGCAAGGGCAAATCCGGAACCACGACGCTGCTGCGCCTCTCCCCGCGCGTCGACGTCACTGCGCTCCACGACGGCGACCGCATCGTCGGGCTCGTCGACGACGACAGCGCGCCGCCGACGCTCGACGAGGTCAAGGTCATCCCCGCCGCGCCGGCGCCGAGCGCGATCCGCGTCGTCCATCCGCTCAACATCGGCGACCACATGCCGGCGACGCGCTTCGTCGACCAGCGCGGCCGCGCGTTCAGCTTCGCCGATTTCCGCGGCAAGTCGGTCGTCCTCGCCTTCATCTACACGCGCTGTCGCGATCCCAAAGAGTGCCCCGCGATCTCGAGCTCGTTTCACGTCCTGCAGACGCGCCTCGGAAACGGCCCCTACCATCTGGTGGAAATGACGCTCGATCCGAGCTTCGACCGGCCGGACGTCCTTGCGAAGTACGGTCAGTCGTTCCGCGCCGACGCCGGGCGCTGGACGTTCGGCACCGGCGATGCGCAAACGGTGCTCGATTTCGACGCTCGCTTCGGGATCGATCCGTTCGCGGATCCGAAGCTGGGCGTGATCCACACCGAGCGCACGGTGATCGTCGATCCCGACGGCAAGATCGTCGACTTCATCGATCAAGCCGGATGGGACCCGGCCGACGTCGTCGCGCGGCTGCAATCGGTCGAATCGCGGCCTTCCAATCCGCTCGCGCGCCTGGACTTCGAGCTATCGAAGGCGGCGACCGCCGTGTGCGGCAACCGGGTCGCCGGTTTCTCCGGGCTGGAAGACCTCGCGATCGTGCTGGTCATCATCGGCGCCGGCGGGTGGATCCTGCAGCGGCTCGCTCGAAAGATCTTCGCCGAACACGTCTAATCCGCGCGGGTTCACCAACGGCGAACCAACCCACTAGACGGTCTCGGAAACGATCCTCCGCGACGAGGTTCGGGCGAGCGGGACGGAGACAGCCTCGAGCGACGTCAGCACGGTAGCGACGACGAACGCGAGGAACGTCGCGACCGCGTTCGCCGCGTGCGCTTCGCGCAGCGCCGTCGGCAGCAGCCACAGCACGTTCAGCACCCCGAGCGTGATCTGCAGCGCCGTCAGCCCGAGCGCGACGCGCAGCGCGACCGTCGCGCGCCGCTGATACGCCGGCAGCAAGAACGCCGCGGCGATCGCGAACAGCAGCAGCGTTGCCGCGAGCAGCCGATGCGTCATCTGGAGCGTTTGCGGCACGGTTTCACCGAGGAACGTGGGCCCGCAGGCGGGGACGCCGAGGCATGCGAGGCCGGCGCCGCTCGAGCTGACGTACGCGCCCGCGCACATGGTGACGAACGCCCACGCGGTCGCGAGCGCGACCGGCGCGGTTCCGCGCCGCCCTTCGAGCGCCGGTGACGGTTGCCGCGCGTCGTACGTGAACGCCACGACCACCAGCGAGGTCAGGACCGCCAACAGCAGCATCGCGGCGCCCCAATGAATCATCACCGAGAGCGGGCTGTTCGCGAACTTGATCGTGGCGCCACCGAGCAGCACTTGCAGCACGAACACCGCGGCGA
This DNA window, taken from Candidatus Eremiobacterota bacterium, encodes the following:
- a CDS encoding SCO family protein translates to MDRSLKRRIAELAAGSVLAAAVLWPVNASAHPERIGGLVLTVLAAQREAVIRHDGGKGKSGTTTLLRLSPRVDVTALHDGDRIVGLVDDDSAPPTLDEVKVIPAAPAPSAIRVVHPLNIGDHMPATRFVDQRGRAFSFADFRGKSVVLAFIYTRCRDPKECPAISSSFHVLQTRLGNGPYHLVEMTLDPSFDRPDVLAKYGQSFRADAGRWTFGTGDAQTVLDFDARFGIDPFADPKLGVIHTERTVIVDPDGKIVDFIDQAGWDPADVVARLQSVESRPSNPLARLDFELSKAATAVCGNRVAGFSGLEDLAIVLVIIGAGGWILQRLARKIFAEHV
- a CDS encoding COX15/CtaA family protein: MVAGTLVAFALAMLGSWTRINVAGMTCPDWPLCRGAVVPVLHGTVVLEWMHRLLAFIETFVVAGIVVAGLRLRSAIRPLGRMLLALAAVFVLQVLLGGATIKFANSPLSVMIHWGAAMLLLAVLTSLVVVAFTYDARQPSPALEGRRGTAPVALATAWAFVTMCAGAYVSSSGAGLACLGVPACGPTFLGETVPQTLQMTHRLLAATLLLFAIAAAFLLPAYQRRATVALRVALGLTALQITLGVLNVLWLLPTALREAHAANAVATFLAFVVATVLTSLEAVSVPLARTSSRRIVSETV